The Anaerolineae bacterium DNA segment AAGCGGCGGTGGCCGCCGGCGCGGCCGGTGTCGCCATCGGCCGCAACATCTTTGCCGCCGATGATCCCGCCGCCATGACCGCGGCGGTGGCGGCTATCCTGCATGAGGATGCGACGGTGGAAGAGGCGATGAAGCTGTTAGGAGAGAAGCTGGCGTAACGATGCTTGGGCCGGCGGCTTCCGGCCAGCCGTTTAAACGAGAAGGCAAATAAACGCATCCAGCAAAATTATGGAAAAGGAGAAACACATGAAGCGCTTCGTGGGGCAGGTGGCAAT contains these protein-coding regions:
- a CDS encoding fructose-bisphosphate aldolase (catalyzes the reversible formation of fructose 1,6-bisphosphate from glycerone phosphate and D-glyceraldehyde 3-phosphate) yields the protein AAVAAGAAGVAIGRNIFAADDPAAMTAAVAAILHEDATVEEAMKLLGEKLA